A region of Thermococcus barossii DNA encodes the following proteins:
- a CDS encoding phosphate signaling complex PhoU family protein: MEFRKIQFTGRSSYIISLPKKWVREHGLAQGDVVPLLINPDGSITIFPKEPREVSEKKILDISKEYSPDMAVRLVISAYIQGYDVLEIHLVEEMPIYKVKIRKVLQSLPGVEIILDEPQRMVAKSLLDEEEVNLAELLNRIRSLIISMLGDLELLIQNPGDAEILRDINDLENELDRFYFLIIRAVNRLLSKRGVTEESGIIRRTFDLLGILFIVRNIERIGDHITRIAENPSEINVTYLKEKFEGMMAQIEERDLGKIDRLMLELKEEIRSIDYRQSIALESYRRILEYLENIGETIINMALS, from the coding sequence ATGGAGTTCCGGAAGATACAATTTACCGGCAGGAGTTCATACATAATCTCACTTCCCAAGAAGTGGGTCAGGGAGCACGGGCTTGCCCAGGGCGACGTCGTTCCGCTCCTCATAAACCCGGACGGCAGCATAACAATCTTCCCCAAGGAGCCAAGGGAGGTAAGCGAGAAGAAGATTCTGGACATCTCGAAGGAGTACTCGCCCGATATGGCGGTCAGGCTCGTTATCTCTGCCTACATCCAGGGCTACGACGTCCTTGAGATTCACCTCGTCGAGGAGATGCCCATATACAAGGTCAAGATAAGGAAGGTTCTCCAGAGCCTTCCGGGGGTCGAGATAATACTCGATGAGCCCCAGCGCATGGTCGCCAAGAGCCTGCTCGACGAGGAGGAGGTTAACCTCGCGGAGCTCCTCAACAGGATACGCTCCCTCATAATCTCTATGCTCGGTGACCTTGAGCTCCTCATTCAGAACCCCGGTGACGCCGAGATTCTGCGCGACATAAACGACCTTGAGAACGAGCTGGACAGGTTCTACTTTCTCATAATCCGGGCGGTGAACAGACTGCTCAGCAAGCGCGGTGTTACAGAGGAGAGCGGCATAATCAGGAGAACCTTTGACCTGCTCGGCATACTCTTCATAGTCAGGAACATCGAGCGCATAGGGGATCACATAACGCGCATAGCCGAGAACCCCAGCGAGATAAACGTGACCTACCTGAAGGAGAAGTTCGAAGGGATGATGGCACAGATAGAGGAGAGGGACCTGGGCAAGATAGACAGGCTCATGCTCGAGCTGAAGGAGGAGATACGTTCCATCGACTACCGTCAGTCAATCGCGCTTGAGAGCTACCGCAGGATTCTCGAGTACCTTGAGAACATCGGCGAGACGATAATCAACATGGCGCTAAGCTGA
- a CDS encoding radical SAM protein: MLVRVSYGTAIAMGLIRARMLARPTTAYLMTYHEGRCRNNCAFCPQARESRADLKKLSRITWPAFEVEEVVEALPSGRFARICLQTVDYPGLVSDVVELLDLFQPLGLPVSVSITPVGRDVLEEFKSRGVDYIGVGLDVASERLYPEIKDSLYSWGEMWRFTEDVIGVFGEGRALVHLIIGLGETDREAVETIWRAYSMGAWVSLFAFTPIRGTRLENSKPPTVERYRRIQLAHYLIKEGLAEPGDFEFDGNGSLVGFGLGRYELAELVPPEAFATHGCPGCNRPYYNERPKKEPYNFPESPGRDYVRRVLDSIL; this comes from the coding sequence ATGCTCGTCAGGGTCTCCTACGGAACGGCGATAGCTATGGGACTGATAAGGGCCAGAATGCTTGCCAGACCAACCACCGCGTACCTCATGACCTACCATGAGGGCCGCTGTCGCAACAACTGCGCCTTCTGTCCCCAGGCGAGGGAGAGCAGGGCGGACCTGAAGAAGCTCTCCCGAATAACCTGGCCAGCTTTCGAGGTGGAGGAGGTCGTTGAGGCCCTGCCCTCGGGCCGCTTTGCGAGGATATGCCTCCAGACTGTTGACTATCCAGGTCTGGTTTCCGATGTTGTCGAGCTCCTCGACCTTTTCCAGCCGCTGGGCCTTCCGGTCTCGGTTTCGATAACCCCTGTGGGCAGGGATGTACTTGAGGAGTTCAAATCGAGGGGCGTTGACTACATTGGCGTCGGCCTGGATGTGGCCAGCGAAAGGCTCTACCCGGAGATAAAGGACTCCCTCTACTCGTGGGGAGAGATGTGGCGTTTCACGGAAGACGTCATCGGGGTGTTTGGTGAGGGGAGAGCTCTCGTGCACCTTATAATAGGCCTCGGCGAGACCGACAGGGAGGCAGTCGAGACCATCTGGAGGGCGTACTCAATGGGGGCCTGGGTTTCCCTCTTTGCCTTCACCCCCATAAGGGGAACCCGCCTTGAGAACTCGAAGCCTCCGACCGTTGAGAGGTACAGGAGGATTCAGTTGGCCCATTACCTCATAAAAGAAGGGCTTGCAGAACCGGGAGATTTCGAGTTTGACGGGAATGGCTCCCTGGTGGGATTTGGACTCGGGAGGTACGAACTCGCCGAACTCGTTCCTCCGGAAGCTTTCGCCACCCACGGCTGTCCCGGCTGCAACAGGCCATATTACAACGAAAGACCAAAGAAAGAGCCCTACAACTTCCCAGAAAGTCCTGGCAGGGACTACGTGAGGCGCGTTCTGGACTCTATCCTTTGA
- a CDS encoding DUF2304 domain-containing protein, whose product MYAVQYIAIVVVLALMLYVMGKYGKKEFEWGDFLFWESLLVVMLLIAIFPIEIAMAIKQLLGLGRGLDALFVVGIGLSYLLILKVYVAVDRTEREITELTRKVAIELEEINEKLEKIEEKL is encoded by the coding sequence ATGTACGCCGTTCAGTACATAGCCATAGTGGTCGTGCTGGCCCTGATGCTGTACGTGATGGGCAAGTACGGGAAGAAGGAGTTCGAGTGGGGCGATTTCCTCTTTTGGGAGTCCCTCCTCGTGGTGATGCTCCTCATAGCGATATTTCCGATAGAGATTGCAATGGCGATAAAGCAGCTGCTCGGACTTGGCAGGGGTCTCGATGCCCTCTTTGTGGTGGGAATAGGTCTCTCCTACCTGTTAATTCTCAAGGTCTATGTGGCGGTGGACAGGACGGAGAGGGAGATAACCGAGCTGACGAGAAAGGTGGCCATAGAGCTGGAGGAGATAAACGAGAAGCTGGAGAAAATCGAGGAAAAACTCT
- the cas6 gene encoding CRISPR-associated endoribonuclease Cas6, with amino-acid sequence MRVEIKFRPAKEGTILPFNYNYDVYTQLLEKMAIVSPEIAREAEVSHVDYFTFSRIMVRKRELIPDKGIKVLSDDVSLYVSSSSSELIKAVVEGFIDSPVLQLGDAAFIADDIKILKEPRIRDGALFSTLSPIMVRTVKLSGNKMKIWDLYPSEEAFFDKLRKVMLMRYSAIMGSMPEERDFTIEVIKFKPVRILVRDTYYRGSLMIFRYHGSLEIARFGYENGFGEKTRYGFGMVKVIDEEPRREGQE; translated from the coding sequence ATGAGAGTTGAGATAAAGTTCAGGCCCGCAAAGGAGGGCACGATTCTCCCGTTCAACTATAACTATGACGTTTACACCCAGCTTCTTGAGAAAATGGCCATAGTTTCGCCCGAGATAGCCCGGGAGGCTGAGGTGAGTCACGTTGATTACTTCACCTTCTCCCGTATCATGGTCAGGAAGCGTGAACTTATCCCCGATAAGGGAATAAAGGTGCTCTCCGATGACGTTTCCCTTTACGTCTCGTCTTCCTCCAGCGAGCTGATAAAGGCCGTGGTTGAAGGCTTCATTGACAGCCCGGTTCTCCAGCTGGGCGATGCGGCCTTCATAGCGGACGACATCAAAATCTTGAAGGAGCCCAGAATACGGGATGGGGCGCTCTTTTCAACGCTCAGCCCGATAATGGTAAGAACGGTCAAGCTGAGCGGCAACAAGATGAAGATCTGGGACCTGTATCCAAGCGAGGAGGCCTTCTTCGACAAGCTCCGCAAGGTCATGCTTATGCGCTACTCGGCAATAATGGGCTCTATGCCGGAGGAGAGGGACTTCACGATAGAGGTGATAAAGTTCAAACCCGTCAGGATACTGGTAAGGGACACCTACTACCGCGGCTCCCTCATGATATTCCGCTACCATGGCTCCCTGGAGATAGCCCGCTTCGGCTATGAAAACGGCTTCGGTGAAAAGACCCGCTACGGCTTTGGAATGGTCAAAGTGATTGATGAAGAACCCAGACGAGAAGGCCAAGAGTGA
- a CDS encoding isoaspartyl peptidase/L-asparaginase family protein has translation MVAIIVHGGAGTIRKEERIPKVINGVREAVLAGWRELRRGSALDAVEEAVKALEDNPLFNAGTGSVLTLDGKVEMDAAIMRGKTLDAGAVAGIWGVRNPISVARKVMEKTDHVLLIGDGAVKFARLLGFEEYDPVTEERRKQWGELRKKLIERGETRHWKKLNELIKEYPEVLRSTVGAVAFDGEEVVAGTSTGGVFLKMFGRVGDTPIIGSGTYANEVAGASCTGLGEVAIKLALAKSATDFVRLGMDAQSASEAAISIATRYFGPDTMGIIMVDSRGNVGFAKNTKHMSYAFMRDGMEEPEAGV, from the coding sequence ATGGTCGCGATAATAGTTCACGGCGGTGCCGGCACCATAAGAAAGGAGGAGCGCATCCCGAAGGTTATCAACGGTGTCAGGGAGGCGGTTCTGGCAGGATGGCGTGAACTCAGGCGCGGTTCTGCCCTGGATGCGGTCGAGGAAGCGGTAAAGGCCCTCGAAGATAACCCGCTCTTCAACGCGGGAACGGGTTCGGTCCTTACCCTCGACGGGAAGGTGGAGATGGACGCGGCGATAATGCGCGGAAAGACCCTCGATGCTGGAGCCGTTGCCGGAATCTGGGGGGTCCGGAACCCGATAAGCGTCGCGAGGAAGGTGATGGAGAAGACCGACCACGTGCTTTTAATCGGGGATGGTGCCGTGAAGTTCGCAAGGCTTCTCGGCTTCGAGGAGTACGACCCGGTTACCGAAGAGCGGCGGAAGCAGTGGGGGGAGCTGAGGAAGAAGCTCATCGAGAGGGGCGAAACGAGGCACTGGAAGAAACTCAACGAGCTCATCAAGGAGTACCCCGAAGTCCTCAGGAGCACGGTCGGAGCGGTCGCTTTTGACGGCGAGGAGGTGGTTGCAGGGACATCAACCGGGGGAGTTTTCCTCAAGATGTTCGGAAGGGTCGGTGACACCCCCATAATCGGCAGCGGCACTTACGCCAACGAGGTTGCCGGGGCTTCCTGCACTGGCCTTGGCGAGGTCGCGATAAAGCTGGCGTTAGCCAAAAGCGCCACCGACTTCGTTAGATTGGGCATGGACGCCCAGAGCGCGAGCGAAGCCGCGATAAGCATCGCAACCAGGTACTTTGGCCCCGATACCATGGGCATCATAATGGTTGACTCCAGGGGCAACGTCGGTTTCGCAAAGAACACCAAGCACATGAGCTACGCCTTCATGAGGGACGGCATGGAGGAACCGGAGGCTGGTGTTTAG
- a CDS encoding proteasome-activating nucleotidase: MSVEDVGVKPSDEYDDYIMYLKRRIRQLELQVRTLEADKERLERELSRLRMEMSRLRQPPAFAGTLLELLDEDRAIVQNYNGPRFVVRIAPWIERENLRPGARVALDQRTMAVVEVLPSEKDPSVLGFEVIERPEVSYKDVGGLDKQLQELREAVELPLRHPELFEKVGIEPPKGVLLYGPPGCGKTLMAKALAHEVNATFIKVVGSELVRKFIGEGARLVHELFELAKEKAPTIIFIDEIDAIGAKRMDETTGGEREVNRTLMQLLAEMDGFDPSGNVKVIAATNRPDILDPALLRPGRFDRLIEVPLPDFRGRLEILKVHTRKMNLRDVDLRIIAEMTEGASGADLKAIATEAGMFAIRARREYVTQDDFLKAIEKVFSSEQKLAQQIAMHEVMYG, encoded by the coding sequence ATGAGCGTTGAAGACGTCGGAGTTAAACCATCGGACGAGTACGATGATTACATCATGTATCTCAAAAGGAGGATTAGACAGCTTGAACTCCAGGTGAGAACCCTGGAGGCCGATAAAGAGAGGCTGGAGAGGGAGCTTTCCCGTCTCAGGATGGAGATGTCCAGACTGAGGCAGCCCCCTGCCTTCGCGGGCACGCTCCTCGAACTGCTTGACGAGGACAGGGCGATAGTCCAGAACTACAACGGCCCGCGCTTCGTTGTAAGAATAGCCCCCTGGATAGAGCGGGAAAACCTGAGACCAGGGGCAAGGGTTGCCCTTGACCAGAGAACGATGGCCGTCGTGGAGGTCCTCCCCAGCGAGAAGGATCCGAGCGTTCTCGGCTTCGAGGTCATCGAGAGGCCTGAGGTCAGCTACAAGGACGTCGGAGGTCTGGACAAACAGCTTCAGGAGCTGAGAGAGGCAGTGGAGCTCCCACTCAGGCACCCGGAGCTCTTCGAGAAGGTCGGAATCGAACCGCCAAAGGGTGTTCTCCTCTATGGCCCTCCCGGCTGTGGAAAGACCCTCATGGCAAAGGCCCTCGCTCACGAGGTCAACGCCACCTTCATAAAGGTCGTCGGCAGCGAGCTGGTGAGGAAGTTCATCGGCGAGGGCGCCCGCTTGGTTCACGAGCTGTTCGAACTCGCCAAGGAGAAGGCCCCGACGATAATATTCATAGACGAGATAGACGCCATCGGAGCGAAGAGGATGGACGAAACCACCGGCGGCGAGAGGGAAGTGAACAGGACCCTCATGCAACTTCTCGCCGAGATGGACGGCTTTGACCCGAGCGGTAACGTCAAGGTTATCGCTGCAACCAACAGGCCCGACATTCTTGACCCGGCCTTACTGAGGCCTGGAAGGTTTGACAGGCTAATAGAGGTTCCGCTTCCGGATTTCAGGGGCAGGCTGGAGATACTCAAGGTGCACACGAGGAAGATGAACCTCAGAGACGTTGACCTGCGCATCATAGCAGAGATGACCGAAGGAGCGAGCGGTGCCGATTTGAAGGCCATAGCGACCGAGGCGGGAATGTTCGCCATAAGGGCGAGGCGCGAGTACGTCACCCAGGATGACTTCCTCAAGGCAATAGAGAAGGTCTTCAGCTCGGAGCAGAAGCTGGCCCAGCAGATAGCCATGCACGAGGTCATGTACGGCTGA
- a CDS encoding glycosyltransferase has product MDVRLVVFDLDGTLVGAPKPFPELKEELKSRLSEMGIPEETLGDLTPMYENLLRLSRETGRDFGELYSILVELEVERIRDSFLFDGVLDVLNFLRDRGVEMAIMTRSSREATMKALEMHGISEYFSLVSTRDDVSPEELKPKAGQLERIIGAFGVEPTRVLVVGDHGYDILPAREIGALSVMITGHTAGRMSFSVDSTPDFEVQDMKGLLSLLENILNTYVVVPAYNEEKTLGGVLDDLLRYFRREEIVVVNDGSRDRTREIARSKGVHVLTHLVNRGLGGALGTGIAYALRRNARLILTFDADGQHLVSDALRVMKPVAEGLADFAVGSRLKGDTSQMPFVKRFGNFVLDAITAVFAGKYVSDSQSGLRCFSRDCAARIRITCDRYAVSSEIIIEAAKNRCRIVEVPIRAVYTEYSMKKGTNVLEGVKIALNLLFDKLR; this is encoded by the coding sequence ATGGACGTGAGGCTCGTAGTTTTTGACCTCGACGGGACGCTGGTCGGTGCGCCCAAACCCTTTCCGGAATTGAAGGAGGAGCTCAAATCAAGGCTCTCCGAGATGGGGATACCCGAGGAAACCCTCGGCGACCTGACCCCCATGTACGAGAACCTGCTGAGGCTCTCAAGAGAGACCGGAAGGGACTTCGGGGAGCTTTATTCCATCTTGGTCGAGCTTGAGGTCGAAAGGATAAGGGACAGCTTCCTCTTCGATGGAGTTCTTGACGTTCTGAATTTCCTGCGGGATAGGGGTGTTGAGATGGCGATAATGACAAGAAGCTCCCGTGAGGCGACCATGAAGGCTCTGGAGATGCATGGCATTTCTGAGTATTTTTCACTGGTCTCGACGCGGGACGACGTCTCCCCTGAGGAGCTCAAACCGAAGGCCGGTCAGCTGGAACGAATAATAGGTGCCTTTGGCGTTGAACCCACCAGGGTTCTGGTCGTTGGCGACCACGGCTACGACATCCTACCGGCCAGGGAAATCGGAGCGCTGAGCGTCATGATAACCGGCCATACCGCCGGAAGGATGAGCTTCTCGGTGGATTCCACGCCCGACTTCGAAGTGCAGGATATGAAGGGTCTCCTGTCCCTCCTGGAGAACATTCTGAACACCTACGTCGTAGTGCCGGCCTACAACGAGGAGAAGACCCTGGGGGGCGTCTTGGACGATCTTCTCCGGTACTTCCGGCGGGAGGAAATAGTTGTCGTCAACGATGGCTCCAGAGACAGAACGAGGGAGATAGCCCGCTCGAAGGGTGTTCACGTTCTCACGCACCTGGTCAACAGGGGACTGGGCGGTGCTCTCGGAACAGGAATCGCATACGCCCTCAGGCGGAATGCTAGGCTTATACTGACGTTCGACGCCGACGGCCAGCACCTCGTGAGCGACGCCCTGCGCGTCATGAAGCCCGTCGCCGAGGGGTTGGCAGACTTTGCCGTCGGTTCGAGGCTGAAGGGAGACACCAGCCAGATGCCGTTCGTAAAGCGCTTTGGAAACTTCGTTCTCGATGCGATAACAGCCGTCTTTGCCGGGAAGTACGTGAGCGACAGCCAGAGCGGGCTGAGATGCTTTAGCCGGGACTGCGCGGCCAGGATAAGGATAACCTGCGACCGCTATGCGGTTTCGAGTGAGATTATAATTGAAGCGGCCAAAAATCGGTGCCGCATCGTTGAAGTGCCCATTCGGGCCGTTTATACCGAGTACTCGATGAAGAAGGGAACGAACGTATTGGAGGGAGTTAAGATAGCCCTCAACCTGCTGTTCGACAAGCTGAGGTGA
- a CDS encoding MraY family glycosyltransferase, with protein MIATAPLIGLTLTLILTPYIAARMKKAGIVGRDIHKVNQPEVAEMGGLAVLLSLPVALAPFVSGEIARILMVFLLFGVVGIVDDLANLRQLHKVVLSLIVSVPVAFFNIAPEVNVFGYALNLGILYPLFAVLFVTGSANLVNLLAGFNGLEMGTSAIILGVLAAITDGEARLVALAGLGAVLGFLWWNRYPARVFPGDTGTLSVGALVGLVAIAGKVEAYAALLLIPHFLDFTIKATRVRFGVRRHGRTMVLPDGTLQAPPYPSFLGMIMRRVKVTEPKLVAVVWLIELTLGLLVWVLHQSL; from the coding sequence ATGATAGCGACCGCTCCGCTTATAGGTTTAACCCTGACGCTCATCCTAACCCCATATATAGCCGCGAGGATGAAAAAAGCCGGAATCGTCGGGAGAGACATTCACAAGGTGAATCAGCCGGAAGTTGCGGAAATGGGGGGCCTGGCCGTTCTCCTGTCACTCCCCGTGGCCCTGGCACCCTTCGTGAGCGGGGAAATCGCGAGGATTCTCATGGTCTTCCTGCTCTTCGGGGTCGTTGGAATCGTGGATGACCTGGCGAACCTGAGACAGCTTCACAAGGTCGTTCTCTCACTTATAGTCTCGGTTCCGGTGGCCTTCTTCAACATCGCCCCGGAGGTTAACGTATTCGGCTACGCCCTCAATCTCGGCATCCTGTATCCCCTCTTCGCGGTACTCTTCGTCACCGGCTCGGCAAACCTGGTGAACCTGCTGGCCGGCTTCAACGGCCTGGAGATGGGGACGTCCGCCATAATCCTCGGTGTTCTGGCGGCTATAACAGATGGAGAGGCGAGGCTAGTTGCCCTCGCCGGCCTGGGGGCGGTTCTCGGATTTCTCTGGTGGAACAGATACCCCGCAAGGGTTTTTCCGGGTGACACCGGAACTCTCAGCGTTGGGGCACTCGTAGGCCTCGTGGCGATTGCCGGAAAGGTCGAGGCGTACGCGGCGCTGCTCCTGATTCCCCACTTTCTGGACTTCACGATAAAGGCAACTAGAGTTCGCTTTGGAGTGAGGAGGCACGGGAGAACGATGGTCCTGCCGGACGGGACCCTTCAGGCACCCCCGTATCCCAGCTTTCTGGGAATGATAATGAGAAGGGTCAAAGTGACTGAGCCCAAACTGGTCGCGGTTGTGTGGCTGATAGAGCTCACTCTTGGCCTTCTCGTCTGGGTTCTTCATCAATCACTTTGA
- a CDS encoding serine/threonine-protein kinase RIO2: protein MVSKLLALEAYPNLRDLDFRILRGVELNMRHHRWVPLEDIARFARVDVETASFRLGKLDDMSLVRRRSDIGYIGYQLTIHGYDVLAIRALARKGVVEAISTAQIGVGKDADVYVGVTPSGEKVAVKFNRIGGRTASRKAAYHGHVFQDKRHTSWLYVSRLIAKKEYEALTLLSPIARVPRPIAWNRHVVVMEFIDGTELAELKDTDLTKGEAGEILDRVLEEYLKIVRFGIVHSDMSEFNVVLTSDGGVLIIDWAQYVTTARPESYELLKRDLTVLLNAFRRRWRVERRFEDIWPAFEEAWLESRGEG, encoded by the coding sequence ATGGTGAGCAAGCTGCTGGCACTTGAGGCCTACCCCAACCTACGTGACCTGGACTTCAGGATACTCAGAGGGGTAGAGCTGAACATGCGTCACCACAGGTGGGTCCCGCTGGAGGACATAGCCAGGTTCGCGAGGGTTGACGTGGAAACCGCATCCTTCAGGCTGGGCAAGCTCGATGACATGTCCCTGGTCAGACGGAGGAGCGATATAGGCTACATCGGTTACCAGCTCACAATACACGGTTACGATGTTCTGGCGATAAGGGCCCTGGCCAGGAAGGGAGTGGTTGAGGCCATAAGCACCGCCCAGATAGGCGTTGGAAAGGACGCCGACGTTTATGTTGGGGTGACACCCTCTGGCGAGAAGGTGGCAGTCAAGTTCAACCGCATCGGTGGAAGAACCGCATCGAGAAAAGCGGCCTATCACGGGCACGTATTCCAGGACAAGAGACACACGAGCTGGCTCTACGTATCGAGGCTCATAGCGAAGAAGGAGTACGAGGCGCTGACCCTGCTCAGCCCGATAGCCAGGGTTCCGAGGCCGATAGCGTGGAACCGGCACGTGGTCGTTATGGAGTTCATAGACGGAACCGAACTGGCGGAGCTGAAGGATACCGACCTGACGAAGGGGGAGGCCGGTGAGATACTCGACCGCGTTCTGGAGGAGTACCTCAAAATAGTCCGCTTTGGCATAGTTCATTCCGACATGAGCGAGTTCAACGTCGTTCTGACCAGCGACGGAGGGGTTCTGATAATTGACTGGGCCCAGTACGTTACAACAGCCCGTCCCGAAAGCTACGAGCTTCTCAAAAGGGACCTCACGGTTCTCCTCAACGCGTTCAGGAGAAGGTGGCGCGTGGAGAGAAGATTTGAAGATATCTGGCCGGCATTTGAAGAGGCCTGGCTTGAGAGCAGAGGTGAGGGATGA
- a CDS encoding MFS transporter: MRKKLLALVSLGWVFNYAHRMAIPPLIPMIKAEFGINNAEAGLLMTALLLPYALTQVPAGYIGDRFGRKRLLVLSIIGYSLSSALIIFARHYWELLAVRALYGIFSGLYYAPATALISDVYRERKGSALGVFMVGPPVGSGLAPLIAVPVAVNLEWRYAFLVLSAMSLVIGVALAFAVRGEVSRPSGVRFSIPKNVFLLSAANFIVLAAFFGLLTFLVSFLVSSGVSFEMASLLFSLLSVIGIAGSLFGGRLYDRIGRESIAVVFGLNALLTLLLALTASPCVIIPLGLTFYSVGAVVTAYTSEKATGENLGSVMGFVNMVGFFGATVGPYLTGLLIDGFGYGRAFLSIPAMYLLAWGIIRVEEKLERKEISRT; encoded by the coding sequence ATGAGGAAGAAGCTCCTTGCCCTGGTGAGCCTCGGCTGGGTCTTCAACTACGCCCACAGGATGGCCATCCCGCCCCTCATCCCCATGATAAAGGCGGAGTTCGGGATAAACAACGCCGAGGCAGGACTTCTAATGACGGCCCTCCTGCTTCCCTACGCCTTAACGCAGGTCCCCGCTGGTTATATCGGGGACCGCTTTGGCAGGAAGAGGCTCCTCGTCCTGAGCATAATCGGCTACTCCCTCTCATCGGCCCTCATAATTTTCGCACGTCATTACTGGGAGCTTCTCGCGGTCCGGGCGCTGTACGGCATCTTCTCCGGTCTGTACTACGCCCCGGCCACCGCGCTTATAAGCGATGTTTACAGGGAGAGGAAGGGCTCCGCACTGGGCGTCTTCATGGTGGGCCCTCCGGTGGGGAGCGGGTTGGCTCCTCTGATAGCCGTCCCGGTGGCGGTGAATCTTGAGTGGAGGTACGCCTTTCTTGTGCTCTCGGCCATGAGCCTCGTAATTGGCGTTGCCCTGGCCTTCGCCGTCAGGGGGGAGGTCTCCAGGCCCTCCGGGGTTAGGTTCTCAATCCCGAAGAACGTTTTCCTTCTCAGCGCCGCGAACTTCATAGTTCTAGCGGCTTTCTTTGGTCTCCTCACGTTTCTGGTTTCTTTCCTCGTGAGTTCCGGCGTTTCTTTTGAGATGGCATCCCTGCTGTTCTCCCTCCTTTCCGTTATAGGGATAGCCGGCTCTCTATTCGGCGGCCGGCTGTACGACAGAATAGGAAGGGAAAGCATCGCCGTGGTCTTCGGGCTCAACGCCCTCCTGACCCTTCTCCTGGCCCTCACGGCTTCTCCCTGTGTGATAATCCCCCTCGGGTTAACGTTTTACTCAGTGGGCGCCGTAGTCACAGCGTACACCTCGGAAAAAGCAACCGGAGAAAATCTCGGCTCCGTCATGGGCTTCGTCAACATGGTTGGATTCTTCGGTGCAACGGTGGGTCCGTACCTGACAGGGCTCCTCATCGACGGTTTCGGTTACGGGAGGGCCTTTCTCTCGATACCCGCCATGTACCTGCTGGCGTGGGGAATAATCCGGGTGGAAGAAAAGCTGGAAAGAAAGGAAATCAGCCGTACATGA
- a CDS encoding MFS transporter has protein sequence MGATRDIWYLHFATFFFFLGIALVGPLISPFAISLGADPFLVGIVAAVSAVVALVTKPLGGFLGDRGLRFHLMVAGTVLGIVAGVLYVLSYYTSQLWLFALGRGLHGFAMGIFFPPNLSTAIDLAPKGRVGETLGWRGTMFSLGNLIGPALGGYITDFSGFTVAFSVAAFLSLVSTLLVLNAYRHVGKHLPRRRKNEERASYRQLLSPFFVFASLGLLFMSLAYSGLNTFLPAIYKVSGLGTAAFGTYASIMGASSLFTRVIGGRQADLRGPVKVASLGLSLIIAAYVILNARLFPPGAYVSAAIIGAGFGLAVPSLQMMALAYLPERIRSFGSGIYTMFFDLGFLIGPVLLGYVAKASGYGAVFPLLPWIAFLALLSVQFPRFLSSGSEPGGG, from the coding sequence GTGGGCGCTACCAGGGACATCTGGTACCTGCACTTCGCGACGTTCTTCTTCTTTCTTGGAATAGCCCTAGTCGGTCCTCTCATATCGCCCTTCGCGATATCCCTCGGCGCCGACCCGTTCCTGGTTGGAATAGTCGCCGCGGTCTCCGCGGTTGTGGCCCTCGTGACGAAGCCCCTCGGCGGCTTCCTCGGCGACAGGGGGCTGAGGTTCCACCTGATGGTGGCCGGGACGGTTCTGGGCATCGTCGCCGGGGTTCTCTACGTGCTCTCCTACTACACATCCCAGCTCTGGCTCTTCGCCCTCGGCAGGGGGCTTCACGGGTTCGCGATGGGCATATTCTTCCCGCCGAACCTCTCCACGGCCATAGACCTCGCGCCTAAGGGCCGCGTTGGCGAGACCCTTGGCTGGAGGGGCACGATGTTCTCGCTCGGCAATCTCATCGGTCCCGCTTTGGGGGGCTACATAACCGACTTCTCGGGCTTCACCGTAGCCTTTTCAGTCGCGGCCTTTCTTTCGCTAGTCTCCACGCTTCTCGTCCTCAACGCCTACCGCCACGTGGGCAAGCACCTGCCCAGGCGGAGGAAGAATGAGGAGAGGGCCAGCTACCGGCAGCTCCTCAGCCCCTTCTTCGTCTTCGCATCCCTTGGCCTGCTCTTCATGAGCCTCGCCTACAGCGGCCTCAACACGTTTTTGCCTGCCATCTACAAGGTCTCGGGCCTTGGAACGGCCGCCTTCGGGACTTACGCCAGCATAATGGGCGCCTCCTCCCTCTTTACAAGGGTCATAGGGGGAAGGCAGGCCGACCTCAGGGGCCCCGTCAAAGTAGCCTCTTTGGGTCTTTCTCTAATCATAGCGGCCTACGTTATTCTCAACGCTCGCCTCTTCCCTCCCGGGGCCTACGTCAGCGCCGCGATAATCGGAGCCGGCTTCGGCCTGGCCGTTCCGTCGCTCCAGATGATGGCCCTGGCCTACCTCCCCGAGAGGATACGCTCCTTTGGCTCGGGCATATACACGATGTTCTTCGACCTCGGTTTCCTCATCGGTCCGGTTCTCCTCGGTTACGTGGCCAAAGCTTCGGGCTACGGCGCCGTCTTTCCGCTTCTCCCCTGGATAGCCTTCCTGGCCCTGCTCTCGGTTCAGTTCCCAAGGTTTTTAAGCTCTGGAAGTGAGCCGGGTGGGGGGTAG